From the Salinimicrobium tongyeongense genome, one window contains:
- a CDS encoding class I SAM-dependent methyltransferase: MKQKKRPTVNQLQREFYDSKKKNLPTRLWSYLRNGALNRIKKKVGIEADIYKLHKSWFGDLSEKKVLDLGCYAGNSLSFYLAENSKSYLAIDLSPKGIGNLDRRLKNIPGARAEVMDFLSEAFEEKDFDLIYAYGVLHHFKDVDQLILKLKEKLNQNGIIVSHDPLETSLPIKTIRRIYRPFQSDRAWEWPFTRKTYYSFAKEFRIVERRAVLGKTKWTTLLNVLPVPEVKKIKKATKWHHEDWERSARDDEYMFSCMHLSMLMQKRIR, encoded by the coding sequence ATGAAACAGAAAAAGAGGCCAACAGTAAATCAATTACAGCGGGAATTTTATGATTCCAAGAAGAAAAATTTACCCACCCGACTGTGGTCTTACTTGAGGAATGGAGCTCTTAACCGTATCAAGAAGAAGGTAGGTATTGAAGCCGATATTTATAAGCTGCATAAATCCTGGTTTGGAGATCTCTCCGAAAAGAAAGTACTGGACCTGGGCTGTTATGCGGGAAATTCCCTTAGTTTTTACCTGGCTGAAAATTCGAAAAGTTATCTGGCCATAGATCTTAGCCCAAAAGGGATCGGGAACCTGGACAGGCGTCTTAAAAATATTCCTGGCGCCCGGGCCGAAGTAATGGATTTTCTTTCTGAAGCTTTTGAAGAAAAGGATTTTGATCTTATTTATGCTTATGGTGTGTTGCACCATTTTAAAGATGTAGATCAACTTATCCTGAAGCTAAAGGAAAAGCTTAATCAAAACGGAATAATTGTAAGTCATGATCCGCTGGAAACAAGTTTACCTATCAAGACAATCCGAAGGATTTATCGTCCTTTCCAAAGTGACCGGGCCTGGGAATGGCCTTTTACCAGAAAAACTTACTACAGTTTTGCAAAGGAATTTAGGATAGTCGAAAGAAGGGCGGTTCTGGGAAAGACGAAGTGGACGACCTTGCTCAATGTTCTGCCGGTGCCTGAGGTGAAAAAAATAAAGAAGGCCACCAAGTGGCATCATGAAGATTGGGAGCGTTCGGCAAGAGATGATGAATACATGTTCAGCTGTATGCATTTGAGCATGCTGATGCAAAAAAGGATTAGATGA
- a CDS encoding glucosamine inositolphosphorylceramide transferase family protein, which translates to MNYRYPFMVARGGNWSVGYQEASQISGFNFRPINIITHQEVNRLTEEETAYIADPFFIREQDTFYLYVEIKGIDNANIALFTSKDGVDYSYAGIVLDETFHLSYPQVFRHEENYYMLPETKGSNQVLLYKAEKFPYSWQVEDTLIKDRALKDASILLSDELNLLVAVDDDLKQVMFKADSLFGKWNEVKEFEPRWGNESRPGGRFVSIDKDWYLPLQNHAEGYGTGISLYKLLITSEDYKFELVDKLLLKPQEEIKWLERGMHHLDVQQMPEGGYYMVYDGDRSTSGERELQWKRSVKWNLVDLYNYLQF; encoded by the coding sequence ATGAACTACAGATATCCTTTTATGGTTGCCCGGGGAGGAAACTGGTCGGTAGGATATCAGGAAGCCTCTCAGATTTCCGGTTTTAATTTTAGGCCCATTAATATAATTACCCACCAGGAGGTGAACAGGCTAACCGAAGAAGAAACAGCCTATATAGCCGATCCTTTTTTTATAAGAGAGCAGGATACATTTTACCTTTATGTAGAGATCAAAGGGATAGACAATGCAAATATTGCTCTTTTCACTTCTAAAGATGGAGTAGATTATAGCTATGCAGGAATTGTTCTGGATGAAACTTTTCACCTTTCTTATCCTCAGGTCTTCCGTCATGAAGAGAATTATTACATGTTGCCTGAAACCAAAGGCTCAAACCAGGTGCTTCTCTATAAAGCTGAAAAATTCCCCTATTCCTGGCAAGTTGAGGATACATTAATTAAAGATAGGGCTTTAAAGGATGCTTCCATTCTTTTAAGTGATGAACTTAACCTCCTGGTGGCAGTAGATGACGATCTAAAGCAGGTAATGTTCAAGGCAGATTCCCTTTTTGGAAAGTGGAATGAAGTAAAGGAATTTGAACCTCGCTGGGGGAATGAAAGCCGGCCGGGTGGAAGATTTGTTTCAATTGATAAAGACTGGTATCTTCCTCTTCAAAACCATGCAGAAGGCTACGGTACCGGAATCTCATTATATAAACTGCTTATTACTTCGGAAGACTATAAATTTGAACTGGTAGATAAATTACTCCTGAAACCTCAGGAAGAAATTAAGTGGTTGGAGAGAGGAATGCACCACCTGGATGTGCAGCAAATGCCTGAAGGGGGTTACTACATGGTTTATGATGGAGACAGGAGTACAAGCGGGGAGAGGGAACTTCAGTGGAAAAGATCTGTAAAATGGAACCTTGTGGATCTATACAATTACTTGCAGTTTTAA
- a CDS encoding glycosyltransferase family 2 protein — protein sequence MKFGLIICTYQRSEAILNLLLSVREQTHYPDQILVIDGSLDDRTENVLQQQEFSRLEYFKVGKENRGLTRQRNFGISKLSPEIEIVFFLDDDVIISSKYFEEILGTYKNFPEALGVSGYTINETEWKAVEENYEPTSGEFMFDGWVRKEGSRFLLRRRFGLQPDEPPGYMPEFSHGYSAGFLPPSGKTYEVEMLMGGIASYRKQVFSEFRFSPFFEGYGLYEDADFSLRVSRKGKLYVNTAAKLEHYHDEAGRPNKFRYGKMVLRNGWYVWRLRHAKPSSKAILKWHGTSFLLTLVRLGNVFNTSKKKEALTESLGRIAGWWSLLLERPGTKFKNSVE from the coding sequence ATGAAATTTGGGTTGATCATTTGTACCTATCAGCGATCGGAGGCGATATTAAACTTGCTGCTTTCCGTTAGGGAGCAAACCCATTATCCCGATCAAATTTTGGTTATAGATGGTTCCCTGGATGATCGAACTGAAAATGTATTGCAGCAGCAGGAATTTTCCAGGCTGGAGTATTTTAAAGTGGGTAAAGAGAATAGAGGTTTAACGAGACAGCGGAATTTTGGGATCTCTAAATTAAGTCCGGAAATTGAAATAGTCTTTTTCCTGGATGATGATGTGATCATAAGCTCAAAATATTTTGAGGAGATCCTGGGTACTTATAAAAATTTTCCTGAGGCATTGGGGGTTTCAGGTTATACCATAAACGAAACTGAATGGAAAGCAGTGGAGGAAAATTACGAACCAACTTCCGGGGAATTTATGTTTGATGGATGGGTGCGAAAAGAAGGCAGCAGGTTTTTATTACGCCGCAGATTCGGGCTTCAACCCGATGAACCACCTGGTTATATGCCCGAATTTTCTCATGGTTATTCTGCCGGCTTTCTACCTCCCTCGGGAAAGACTTATGAAGTAGAAATGCTAATGGGAGGTATTGCTTCTTACCGCAAACAGGTTTTTTCAGAATTCCGGTTTTCACCTTTCTTTGAAGGATATGGCTTATATGAAGATGCCGATTTTTCTCTAAGGGTCTCCAGGAAAGGGAAACTTTATGTGAATACAGCAGCAAAACTGGAGCATTATCACGATGAAGCGGGTAGGCCTAACAAATTCAGGTATGGGAAAATGGTTCTTAGAAATGGCTGGTATGTATGGAGGCTAAGGCATGCAAAGCCTTCCTCAAAAGCCATACTGAAGTGGCACGGCACCTCTTTTTTGCTTACTTTGGTGCGCCTTGGGAACGTTTTTAATACCTCGAAAAAAAAAGAAGCTTTGACAGAAAGTCTCGGCAGGATAGCAGGATGGTGGAGTTTATTGCTGGAGCGGCCGGGTACAAAATTTAAAAATTCCGTAGAATAG
- a CDS encoding glycosyltransferase family 2 protein, translating to MKILVHKRAQVPVEVISSNGEETVLESTTCTAALWELAGRFPHELIGWCEEAYSKQLDLTKWNDIFHHNLIMASYAVDSTFLPESIGYVEQLPFANLNREVLYGTWRMSRDVGGIYGKVLLRFKPLMNQVKDFEYLLNSVAKLGQQNSLFCYSAPGLVKEPPAKPVIHTASRQQLFSFVYQHYNSVWLLILTWCIYKYERKFPVTFLKGVKTDKYFQKKVDLTEIPISSCRFTEVSEAIDVVIPTMGRREHLYNVLKDFSEQTLLPRKLIIVEQNPDLNSVSDLDYLKKEKWPFEILHHFIHRTGACNARNLALAETAADWVFFSDDDQRFEKDLLESIFREIKKFGVDGLTTSYLQAGEKKNFTVPKQWGTFGAGNSVVLGAFARKVKFSPAFEHGYGEDMDYGMQLRNLGCDIIYHPGLTIHHLKAETGGFREKTNMDWEMEHIKPKPSPTLMAYALKYYSKEQLMGFRTSLLLKYYNKQSVKNPFRYNREMIESWKKSKRWAKKLLLLERTFKQRAV from the coding sequence TTGAAGATCCTCGTTCATAAAAGAGCACAAGTTCCTGTCGAAGTTATTTCTTCTAACGGGGAAGAGACAGTCCTGGAGAGCACCACATGTACTGCTGCTTTATGGGAACTCGCCGGCCGTTTCCCTCATGAACTTATCGGCTGGTGCGAGGAGGCTTATTCGAAGCAATTGGATCTTACAAAATGGAATGATATTTTTCACCATAATTTGATCATGGCATCCTATGCGGTGGACTCTACTTTTTTACCTGAGAGTATAGGTTACGTAGAGCAGCTGCCATTCGCCAATCTTAATCGTGAGGTACTTTATGGCACCTGGAGAATGAGCAGGGATGTAGGAGGGATATATGGAAAGGTATTGCTGCGGTTTAAGCCTTTAATGAACCAGGTCAAAGATTTTGAATACCTCTTAAATTCCGTTGCAAAACTTGGGCAGCAGAATTCTCTTTTCTGCTACAGTGCTCCCGGCCTGGTAAAGGAACCTCCGGCTAAACCTGTAATACATACCGCTTCCCGACAACAACTTTTCAGTTTTGTATATCAGCATTATAACTCTGTATGGTTGCTGATCCTTACCTGGTGCATTTATAAATATGAGAGAAAGTTTCCCGTTACCTTCCTTAAGGGAGTTAAAACAGATAAATATTTTCAGAAAAAAGTGGATCTCACGGAAATTCCTATCTCTTCCTGCAGATTTACAGAGGTTTCAGAGGCAATAGATGTGGTCATTCCCACCATGGGCAGGCGGGAGCATTTGTACAATGTGCTAAAAGATTTTTCAGAACAAACCCTACTTCCACGAAAACTTATCATAGTAGAACAAAATCCTGATTTAAATTCTGTTTCTGATCTTGATTACCTGAAAAAGGAAAAGTGGCCATTTGAGATCCTTCACCATTTCATTCACCGCACAGGGGCATGTAACGCTCGTAACCTGGCTCTGGCTGAGACGGCAGCCGATTGGGTATTCTTTTCTGACGATGACCAGAGATTTGAAAAAGATTTACTGGAAAGTATTTTTAGGGAAATTAAAAAATTCGGAGTTGATGGTTTAACTACCAGTTATCTGCAAGCCGGAGAAAAAAAGAATTTTACGGTACCAAAACAATGGGGTACTTTTGGAGCCGGAAATAGTGTGGTACTTGGAGCATTCGCCCGAAAGGTAAAATTCTCCCCTGCGTTCGAGCATGGGTATGGAGAAGATATGGATTACGGAATGCAGTTGCGCAACCTTGGTTGCGATATCATATATCATCCCGGTCTTACTATTCATCATCTTAAGGCAGAGACCGGAGGCTTTCGGGAAAAAACCAATATGGATTGGGAAATGGAGCATATTAAACCAAAACCTTCCCCCACTCTAATGGCTTATGCGCTAAAATACTATTCAAAAGAGCAGCTAATGGGGTTCAGGACTTCCTTGCTTCTCAAATACTACAATAAACAATCTGTCAAAAATCCTTTTAGGTATAACAGGGAAATGATAGAAAGCTGGAAGAAGAGTAAAAGGTGGGCAAAGAAATTGTTACTGCTGGAAAGAACCTTTAAACAGAGAGCAGTATGA
- a CDS encoding glycosyltransferase family 4 protein — protein sequence MTSLKEVLYLNYISLRPAALLSYYRNGQNAPVHYYVNNRFNSGKGLKIKEREQLRKVIGEVDSVFIIAHLFSLRIKEISIASEAKKKIIFRTTGSIELRKTFPDYLEKVTHFFHHSHDNAHKLHNYIKNRNYSIIDQSAPNEELLLKIPPLKRQPSNFVAIGRFSAEKNFQFLISEFKKFCHELDKLYLIGDGELKTWLLEEKGGNENIIFMGQRTSGEVAEFFRSVDCLIIPSLHEAGPLVGIEAMAAAKIILSSPVGAMPERLKDTLNNFWFEPEDGGSLEREFKRIKNLSLKETEEISLSNRKNYLKSYSREKISNLYCHSIDRILGN from the coding sequence GTGACTTCTCTAAAAGAAGTACTCTATTTAAATTATATTTCCTTACGACCGGCAGCTTTATTGAGTTATTACAGGAATGGTCAAAATGCTCCTGTACATTATTATGTAAATAATCGTTTTAATTCCGGTAAGGGATTGAAAATAAAGGAAAGGGAGCAACTTAGAAAGGTGATTGGAGAAGTAGACTCTGTTTTTATTATAGCTCATCTTTTCTCTCTAAGAATTAAAGAAATAAGTATAGCTTCAGAAGCTAAAAAGAAGATCATATTCAGAACTACCGGGTCTATAGAATTAAGAAAGACATTTCCCGATTATCTGGAGAAGGTTACCCACTTTTTCCACCATTCTCATGACAATGCCCATAAATTACATAACTACATCAAAAACCGGAACTACTCAATAATTGATCAATCTGCACCGAATGAAGAACTTCTGCTTAAAATCCCTCCATTGAAGCGGCAACCTTCTAACTTCGTTGCCATTGGCAGATTTAGTGCAGAAAAAAACTTTCAATTTCTTATCTCTGAATTTAAAAAATTTTGCCATGAATTGGATAAGTTATATTTAATAGGAGATGGAGAATTAAAGACCTGGTTGCTTGAAGAAAAAGGAGGTAACGAAAATATTATTTTTATGGGACAAAGGACCTCTGGAGAGGTCGCTGAATTCTTTAGAAGTGTGGACTGCCTGATCATCCCTTCATTGCATGAAGCAGGTCCATTGGTAGGGATTGAGGCCATGGCAGCAGCAAAAATTATATTGAGCTCACCTGTAGGTGCGATGCCTGAGCGCCTCAAGGATACTTTGAATAATTTCTGGTTTGAACCGGAGGATGGCGGTTCATTGGAAAGAGAGTTTAAAAGAATTAAAAATCTTTCACTAAAGGAAACTGAAGAAATTTCCCTTAGTAATCGGAAGAATTATTTAAAATCCTATTCCCGGGAGAAAATCTCAAATTTATATTGTCATTCCATTGATCGTATCCTTGGTAATTAA
- a CDS encoding glycosyltransferase family A protein: MRSGTNPQKAKEKIRLENKLRVIMVVFIPNTVGFYANSLEVFKLSLRSLIGSNSDQYKITVVNNGSCQEVQDFLASFSGEEIDTIIYHSKNIGKIDALIGAARGARESLITLTDADILFLKNWFPATQEVFHSFKKAGSVSPIPFRHGFYYGTSSVLKDILLKKLKFQKLKIPENFADHNKYLESINWGNEKTDSLDWPVVQKANVRAIVGSGHQVLTIKREILFSTVPISPSLTLIGEDSEFKYIDEPIDRAGLLRLATFRNHAFHMEIHWNPGWRKNSMQPEQKNPKVVPQISKKKLLKIN; the protein is encoded by the coding sequence ATGAGAAGTGGAACAAACCCTCAAAAGGCTAAGGAGAAGATACGTCTGGAAAATAAATTAAGGGTTATAATGGTAGTTTTTATCCCCAATACTGTGGGGTTTTATGCCAATTCCCTGGAGGTTTTTAAACTCTCACTGAGATCTCTTATTGGCAGCAACAGCGATCAATATAAAATAACTGTTGTTAACAATGGCTCGTGTCAAGAGGTGCAGGACTTTTTAGCGTCATTTTCGGGAGAGGAAATCGATACAATAATATATCACAGTAAAAATATTGGTAAAATAGACGCCCTTATTGGTGCTGCAAGGGGAGCAAGGGAGTCTTTAATCACCTTGACAGATGCAGATATCTTGTTTTTGAAAAATTGGTTTCCTGCGACACAGGAAGTATTCCATTCTTTTAAAAAGGCCGGATCTGTTTCACCAATTCCCTTTCGTCACGGGTTTTATTATGGTACGAGTTCCGTATTAAAAGATATTCTTTTGAAAAAACTCAAATTTCAAAAGCTTAAAATCCCTGAAAATTTTGCAGATCATAATAAATATCTGGAAAGTATAAACTGGGGCAATGAAAAAACAGATTCGTTAGACTGGCCGGTAGTTCAAAAAGCAAATGTAAGGGCAATAGTGGGTAGTGGACATCAGGTGCTCACCATAAAAAGAGAAATTTTATTCTCAACCGTTCCTATTTCCCCTTCCCTCACACTTATTGGTGAGGATTCAGAGTTTAAATATATTGACGAACCTATTGACCGGGCCGGGCTGCTTAGATTAGCAACCTTCAGGAATCATGCTTTCCATATGGAAATACACTGGAACCCTGGATGGAGGAAAAATTCAATGCAGCCGGAGCAGAAGAATCCAAAAGTAGTTCCTCAGATATCAAAGAAAAAGTTATTAAAAATCAACTAA
- a CDS encoding glycosyltransferase family 2 protein, whose translation MITIIYPFRNRDLIRVENSFLSLKEQTCNKFEVEFVDYGSNEKTAGKVRELCAKFSFVNYSYCYTQFQPWNKSRALNSVIKSLESEYCFVADVDIIFHPQFIEKAIQLQDGYRSTYFQVGFLSEGAKILPNHFSTGNYRKSTREATGLSMFPVKLLQELRGFDEFYHFWGAEDTDMHVRLENAGYEVHFYDKEILLLHQWHVSYRSAEEKVLTENLQIKGIVQLNHQYLQNTRVIKRIHANPKTWGEVMNATQLKSLMNQPFTFKLDNDKKKVDALIYGQLPQLLKGNFKVQIREQSISRSINFHLKRIAGKKAPEFYSLKEVNDLVLSHLISFYRDCPYIFKVNRKTGTIIFGIINS comes from the coding sequence TTGATCACAATAATTTATCCTTTTCGAAACCGGGATTTAATAAGAGTTGAAAACTCTTTTCTTTCCCTCAAGGAGCAAACCTGTAATAAGTTTGAGGTAGAATTTGTCGATTATGGATCTAATGAAAAAACGGCCGGAAAAGTCAGGGAACTTTGTGCTAAATTCTCTTTTGTAAATTACTCTTATTGTTATACTCAGTTTCAACCCTGGAATAAAAGTCGAGCCTTAAATTCGGTAATAAAATCATTGGAATCCGAATATTGTTTTGTTGCCGATGTGGATATTATCTTTCATCCTCAATTTATCGAAAAGGCCATTCAGCTTCAGGATGGCTATAGAAGCACATATTTTCAGGTAGGATTTCTTTCTGAAGGAGCTAAAATATTACCAAATCATTTTTCGACAGGCAACTATAGGAAAAGTACCCGGGAAGCAACCGGTTTAAGTATGTTTCCTGTGAAGTTATTACAGGAACTCCGCGGGTTTGATGAATTTTATCATTTTTGGGGTGCGGAGGATACCGATATGCATGTACGCTTAGAAAATGCCGGATATGAGGTGCATTTTTACGACAAAGAGATTTTGCTACTCCATCAATGGCATGTTTCTTACCGCAGTGCAGAGGAGAAGGTATTAACCGAAAACTTGCAAATAAAGGGAATTGTACAGTTAAACCATCAATATCTTCAAAATACAAGAGTCATTAAAAGAATTCATGCCAATCCTAAAACATGGGGTGAAGTGATGAATGCTACTCAATTAAAAAGTTTGATGAACCAACCATTTACATTCAAATTAGATAACGATAAAAAAAAAGTGGATGCGTTGATATATGGTCAATTACCGCAATTACTAAAGGGAAATTTTAAAGTTCAAATTCGAGAGCAATCGATTTCCAGATCTATTAATTTTCATTTAAAGAGAATTGCCGGGAAAAAGGCGCCAGAGTTCTATTCTTTAAAGGAAGTGAACGACCTTGTTTTAAGTCACTTAATTTCCTTTTACCGCGATTGTCCATACATTTTTAAGGTAAATAGAAAAACAGGGACAATAATTTTTGGCATTATTAACAGTTGA
- a CDS encoding glycosyltransferase family 10 domain-containing protein, with product MNVYTGDVFTSAHTFHSDKINRQLDPLSPDFQFKHRKIVALMSYFKGEHATPLYRNGRDIDLIKMRSRIALEGYAGGIIDIYGKGWPQGLAIEDSRSGDWPTRKAEILENYSFNLCFENTIAHNYITEKIWDSIENYCLPIYYGEGTGVYDVFPKNSFIDYADFKHPEELFNFIKKMKSDEFKLRLNSCIDIYNSISKQGESFYWSRRKESLDKIISNFNKIIYTSV from the coding sequence ATGAATGTATATACAGGAGATGTTTTCACTTCTGCACATACATTTCATTCTGACAAAATTAACAGGCAATTAGATCCGTTAAGCCCGGATTTTCAATTTAAACACAGAAAAATTGTGGCTTTAATGTCTTATTTCAAAGGTGAACATGCAACACCTTTGTACAGGAATGGCCGGGATATCGATCTTATAAAGATGCGCTCCAGGATTGCCCTTGAAGGTTATGCCGGGGGAATAATTGATATCTATGGAAAAGGCTGGCCACAAGGTTTGGCAATCGAAGATTCCCGATCTGGTGACTGGCCAACACGGAAAGCTGAAATACTTGAGAACTATTCATTTAATCTGTGTTTTGAAAACACCATTGCTCACAACTATATAACTGAAAAAATTTGGGATAGTATTGAAAACTACTGTTTGCCAATTTATTATGGAGAGGGAACAGGTGTTTATGATGTATTTCCTAAAAATAGTTTTATAGATTATGCTGATTTTAAGCATCCGGAAGAGCTTTTTAATTTTATAAAAAAGATGAAGAGTGATGAATTCAAATTGAGATTAAACAGTTGTATAGACATTTATAATTCAATAAGTAAGCAAGGGGAGAGCTTTTACTGGAGCAGGAGAAAGGAGAGCCTTGATAAGATTATTTCTAATTTTAATAAAATAATATATACTTCGGTTTGA
- a CDS encoding glycosyltransferase family 4 protein, giving the protein MRILMISMSSSHFFRWTEQLKNSGHQVHWIDVFDSNTYVEKIDFVHQTIGWRNKIKYPGRYKLKEKLPWLDKLVNKFNQRKLETVVERKLNEIQPDAVHSFVMYSACVPILKVMRKNPAIKWIYSAWGNDLYFYQNRPHYLSNIKEVLPVLDFMFADCKRDYFIAQKHGFKKEYLGTFPTGGGYDLKRYEQFVKPWDERKIILVKGYQHQFGRCNAVLQALLAIREEIKDFKVVVFAANEKVKEYVARPEFKNFKNLEIKGFVNPGEVMKLMGESVLYIGNSISDGTPNTLLEAIIMEAFPIQSDPGGATSETITHNFNGLLIKDPEDPSAIASTVKTALNNPAMMEKGIEYNRMNIKPQLEREYLRSRVLKAYGLVEKSLKN; this is encoded by the coding sequence ATGAGAATTTTAATGATCTCCATGTCTTCCAGTCATTTTTTCAGATGGACTGAACAACTTAAAAATTCGGGACATCAGGTGCATTGGATTGATGTCTTTGATTCTAATACTTATGTGGAGAAAATAGACTTTGTTCACCAAACAATTGGCTGGAGGAATAAAATTAAATATCCCGGGAGATATAAATTAAAAGAAAAGCTACCATGGCTGGACAAATTGGTAAACAAATTCAACCAAAGAAAACTGGAAACTGTGGTGGAAAGAAAATTGAATGAGATCCAACCCGATGCAGTTCATAGTTTTGTAATGTATTCAGCCTGTGTGCCAATTTTAAAAGTGATGAGGAAAAATCCGGCCATTAAATGGATCTATTCTGCCTGGGGGAATGATCTTTATTTTTACCAGAACCGGCCACATTACTTATCGAACATAAAGGAAGTACTTCCTGTGCTGGATTTTATGTTTGCCGATTGTAAGCGCGATTATTTCATTGCACAAAAACATGGTTTTAAAAAAGAATACTTAGGGACCTTTCCTACGGGAGGTGGATATGATCTTAAAAGATACGAACAATTTGTAAAGCCATGGGATGAAAGAAAGATTATTCTTGTTAAAGGCTACCAACATCAATTTGGGAGGTGTAATGCCGTTCTACAAGCTTTGTTGGCAATTCGGGAAGAAATAAAAGATTTTAAAGTTGTGGTGTTTGCCGCAAACGAAAAAGTAAAGGAATATGTCGCAAGACCGGAATTCAAAAATTTCAAAAATCTTGAAATAAAGGGATTTGTAAACCCCGGGGAAGTTATGAAATTAATGGGAGAGTCTGTACTTTATATAGGAAACAGTATATCTGATGGAACACCCAACACACTTTTGGAAGCTATAATTATGGAGGCCTTTCCTATTCAATCCGATCCTGGTGGGGCAACTTCTGAAACGATAACACATAATTTCAATGGGTTGTTAATCAAAGATCCGGAAGATCCTTCTGCCATAGCATCTACTGTAAAGACCGCGCTCAATAATCCTGCAATGATGGAAAAGGGAATAGAGTATAATAGGATGAATATTAAGCCCCAACTCGAAAGAGAATATTTGAGATCCAGGGTTTTAAAAGCTTATGGCCTGGTGGAAAAAAGTCTTAAGAACTGA